The Methanocella arvoryzae MRE50 DNA window AAAGGCGTCCGGTGTTTAAGGACGCCCTGTACGCTGGTTTCTTATTCGCTTAAAGATTTGAGGATGCGGTCAGTGTCGACGTTCTCGTCGAACATGTTTTTCATGAGGTCTATCTTCTGGACGTTCTTGACCCTGACCGTGCGGAGGAGCTGTTCCATCCTGTCTACGAGGGTGGTGGTGTCGTCACTGGTCAGGATGACTGGCACGCCGAGCTCTTCTGCCCTGCCGAGCACCTGGCTGGGCGGGTACAGGTTGCCGGAGAGGATCATGATTCTCATCCGGGCTTCCAGCGCTGCGATCTGCAGGTCGGCACGGTCGCCGCCCGTGATTACGGCGCGGTTGTGCTTCCTCCTGAAGACCTTGATGGCGCTGTCTGCTGCCAGGGCGCCTACTACGATGCCGTCGACGGTGACGTCCATGTTGTTCTTGCCGGCGAGCACTTCGCCATTGAGGCCTTCTGCGATCTCTCTGGCCGAGATGGTCTGGAGAGCCCTGTTCCTTGGCAGGACGCCCAGGACTTTGATGCCCTTGCGGTCGAAGTAGGGGACGACCTTCTCCTTAACAAAGTTCATCCGCTCCATGCTGGTGTTGTTGAATATAATGCCCAGCACTTCCACATCTTTGGAGAGCAGCTTCATGTAAGTGGTGATCCGGTCTACCGTGAACTCGTCGCAGTACTTGGAGACCAGCAGGATCTTGCTCCCTGTGATCCGGGCAACTTCCGAGTCCGAGAGGCCCAGGACGGAACTGCCGCTCACGTCGCCTGCTCCCTCGAGGATGACTACATCCTTATTCCTGCTCACGTGCTTGAACGTCTTCTCGAGCTTCGGAACTAACTGCTTATCCTTGCCCTCAAGCACGTCTTCAAGGAGCTGGTGGGTGAACAGGATGGGCGAGATCTCGTCGAGGCTCTCGTCAAGGCCCAGCATCTTCTTCATGTTCAGCGCGTCGTCATCCACGAGCTCGCCGTTCACGTCCACTATGATGTTACCTACCGGCTTCATGTAGCCTACCTTGAGCTCGTTTTCCTTTAGCTTCATTGCGAGCGCCATACAGAGGGCGCTTTTGCCTGAATAGAGTTCTGTTGAACTTACCAGAATCGATCTCATGTCTATCCCATCCATGTGTGGGCTGATGCCCTCATCATTCTCATTTTTATCCTGATATGTATTACACGTTTAATCGTTATAAATTCTTCCGTCAAATGTTCATCTAACATGTCAGATTATTCCATCCGGTAATACTATCACTGCCAGATAATTATACTGTCAACTGTCCTGCTACCCCAGCCCATGACATATCCTGCATGCTACGCAGTAAAGCCGCCTGCCATTTTCCGCGGAAAAGCAGACTTCCCCTGACCGGGCGAGCGGTAGGAGCGGGGCAAATGGTTTCGGATATTTGATTGGCTATACATGGCGACAAGGATTTAATAATTCAAGTCCCTCTAACCTTGATCAATATCATGACTATGGTACGCACGACTTACTATGTGGAGGCTGACGCTCCCATAGCGAAGGTGGCGAAGGAGATCGCCGCCGAACAGTCTACAGGCACATGGACGGAAGTGGCCGCGGAGAAAGAAGTCCACGAGAAACTCGGCGCCCACGTGGTGAGCGCAGAGGGCAACACCGTGGTGATCGACTTTCCTGTTGAGATCTTCGAGCCAGACAACGTGCCCCAGATACTCTCCGTAGTCGCAGGCAACCTCTTCGGCCTCGGAGGCCTGAAGGCCTGCCGTCTGATGGACGTCGACTTCGGCCCGCTGACAAAATATTATAACGGCCCGGAGTTCGGCATCGAGGAAGTGCGGAAGATCCTCGGCGTCTACGACCGGCCGCTGGTCGGCACCATTATCAAGCCCAAAGTCGGACTCAGCCCGAAGCGCACCGCCGAGGTCGCTGAACAGGCGGCGCTGGGCGGACTGGACCTTATAAAAGATGACGAGACGCTGACCGACCAGAAATTCTGCCCGCTGGAGGAGCGGCTGACCATGGTCATGGACAGGCTCCACAAAGTCGAGGACAGGATCGGCAAACCGTGTTTTTATGCGGTGAACGTCACCTGCGGCGCAGACATGATCGTGGAGCGGGCGGAGAGAGCGGTCGAGCTCGGCGCCAACATGGTGATGGTAGACATCCTGACCGCGGGCTTTTCTGCAGTGCAGGCGCTGACCGACGAGAAAATCGGGGTGCCCATTCACATTCATAGAACCATGCACGGGGCCCTGACGAGAGGCAAATACGGCATCGCCATGCCTGTCATCTCAAAGCTGACGAGGATGTGCGGCGGCACTAACCTGCATACCGGTACTTATGCGGGCAAGATGGAGCGCAACGTCTGCGAGATCGACGCGTCGAGGGATATCTTAAGGAAGCCCTGGGCCGGGTATAAGC harbors:
- a CDS encoding phosphotransacetylase family protein, which codes for MDGIDMRSILVSSTELYSGKSALCMALAMKLKENELKVGYMKPVGNIIVDVNGELVDDDALNMKKMLGLDESLDEISPILFTHQLLEDVLEGKDKQLVPKLEKTFKHVSRNKDVVILEGAGDVSGSSVLGLSDSEVARITGSKILLVSKYCDEFTVDRITTYMKLLSKDVEVLGIIFNNTSMERMNFVKEKVVPYFDRKGIKVLGVLPRNRALQTISAREIAEGLNGEVLAGKNNMDVTVDGIVVGALAADSAIKVFRRKHNRAVITGGDRADLQIAALEARMRIMILSGNLYPPSQVLGRAEELGVPVILTSDDTTTLVDRMEQLLRTVRVKNVQKIDLMKNMFDENVDTDRILKSLSE
- a CDS encoding RuBisCO large subunit C-terminal-like domain-containing protein, with protein sequence MTMVRTTYYVEADAPIAKVAKEIAAEQSTGTWTEVAAEKEVHEKLGAHVVSAEGNTVVIDFPVEIFEPDNVPQILSVVAGNLFGLGGLKACRLMDVDFGPLTKYYNGPEFGIEEVRKILGVYDRPLVGTIIKPKVGLSPKRTAEVAEQAALGGLDLIKDDETLTDQKFCPLEERLTMVMDRLHKVEDRIGKPCFYAVNVTCGADMIVERAERAVELGANMVMVDILTAGFSAVQALTDEKIGVPIHIHRTMHGALTRGKYGIAMPVISKLTRMCGGTNLHTGTYAGKMERNVCEIDASRDILRKPWAGYKRVWPVSSGGLYPQKVRENLDCYGIDVILQAGGGIHGHPEGTTVGVKAMFQAVEAWQQQKTLEEYAKTHKELAGALKQWGPSQ